The DNA region AAGTATAACAGCGGGCCTCTGAGCAATCCCCCAAAGACCTCCTTATGAACAAACTCTGTTTTGCCGTCTTCCGTAGGGTTGAACTCATAACTGTGTATGCCATTAAAAATTGTGTCATATCCAACATTTCCCTTCCATCTGAATGCAGACAGAGAgttttcaacaacaactGGGTTGATCCTCAATGTTTTGTTTCCTTCCAAGACAACATCAAGCTTATCTCCCGGAGCAATTGAAGCAGATGGCTTCGGCGGATTCGTTTTGATAGACTTCACAAAAGCGGACCATTCGTAATTATCAAAGTCAAGAAAAATTGAACGCACAGTCTCTGGCGCTGCGTTGATGATAATACTGGTTGAAACTAAAGACATAATCACGGATAATCTTATCAATCGTTTTAATTTATACACTTCAAAGAGCACGGAATTCGGAGCCATCTTGATGACTAATCGTGTTCGCTCAAAGGCCACTGACTAAGCAACAACAGTGCTAATGCGAGTCGAGCTTCCACACCTCTTTGAATCTCAAGTGAATTAGGGCATTCCAAGTCTTTTTCAGATTGCGCACGTTGGTGTGCATGGTATGTGTCAGAGGCCGTTGGAAAATTTCGTTTATTTCCTCCAATGTCAAACCTTTGGTTTCTGGCATAAACAAAGTTAAGTAGAATGCTCCCAAAAGAAGGAATCCACAGTACAGTCCTGCAAAGACGCCTGTAGAAGTCATAGAATTGGCCATATATTGGAAAGGATAGGTCGTCACGAAGGTTCCTGTCCAGTTACAAAACGAGGCAAGACTCATTCCGTAACTTCTCAGGTATGTTGGATAGACTTCTGCAGCAAGAAGATAAGGAACAGGACCAAGTCCCGGGGACCAGAAAATTGTGTAAGTGATGATACCCCAGAAATAGATTCCTAGTTTGACACCAAGATTTGTAGCCAAAAAGGAACAGCCCGTAATAACTAGTCCTATTGCAATACCTGGGATAAGGGTCAACGTCAAAGTACGTCTTCCAAGGCGGTCCATAAGGTAAATAGCGGGAATTGTGGAGAGAAACATGACACCTCCACCGACCAAACTTGTGTAGACGGCATTCTGCGGCGATAGCCCTGCGGCCTGCACCAAAGTAGCTTGATAGTACTCGATGGAGTTGACACCGGACATCTGCTGACAGATCAAACTGCAGGTTACTGCAACCGATATTGCCCGTAAACATCTTTTTGTGCCAAATAGATCCAAGATGAGCCATCTGTCTTGCGCCATTTCCTTTTCATACAACAGAACGTGCTCCATAATGTAGAACTCTTGTCTCTCATCCACAGAATCCAATCCGCGAGCGTACTTCCACACCTGATATGCGTCCAGCTTCCGGCCTCGTTTCATGAGCCACCTTGTGGACTCAGGCAAGGTCAGCATTCCAAAGAACAAAATAGTTGAGAACACCACAGAACTTCCCAAAACATATCTCCAATTCCCCTTCACCGAGTTGAAGATCGCTGCAATCACATATCCCATCATAACGCCGAAAGCAACCATCACCTGGTACAGCGACACCAGGCCTCCACGCCATCTGCGAGCACAGTTCTCAGAAATATATGCAGGAACCgttccagaaagaagaccaagTGCAAGTCCTAAAACGATTCTTCCAACCAACATGACGGCAAAATTCTTTGCTGCAGCTTCCAAAATCGCACCAACTGTGAAAACAATCGAGGATATGATAATCGTtccttttcttccaaagaTGTCGTTCAAGGGCATCAAAGCTAGAGCACCTCCCATGGCGCCCAATGGCGTAAAACCAACCACCATAGACTCTTGTGAATCTGATAAGTTGAGGTCTTTTGGCAAATACAATGCAGCTCCACTGATTAACGACTGGTCGACACCGAATAACAGCCCCCCGACAGAGGCTAGACTGGCCAGATACCAAATAAACCGCTCTGGTCTTTTGAGCCATCTACTTGACAGAAATGGCTTTTTGCCTGAAACTTGTAATTCTTGTTCCAATGTATCGATGCCCTCGGCGATCTTGGCATCGTTCACTTCCAGGTATTTACCAGCATCAATTTGGATAATGCGAACTCCCGAGTCGGAGTCGCCCTCAAAATGCTCAGtctcgtttttcttctccaagtCAAACGAGCTCATATTCTTGTGTTAGCTGAAAAGGGGTCTCCTGAGGCAATTTATACTGTGGAGCTAGTATATATGCACGGGGAACGCGATGAATCAAGAAATTTGCGGGGGCCCAGCCGCACCATGGCGAAATTTAACTCATCTGGCCACTGACGGACATGCGGGGTATTGTTTTCCCGCCCTCCACACAGTCGGAGCTCTTCGTCAGATAAGCCCGATGGGGTATCTGAATACAGTGCTTAAATTTTATAATCAATTAGTGACGTCATCATTCTCTTGTTCAATTCTTGGAGCCTAGAAATAGCAAGATTAGTCGGAAACACCTTATTGTCTTAAGAGACTAGTAATTTAGAATGCATTGCATAGTTTTACTTACTGCCTTTAATCTGGGGTATTATCACAAGGGTGAGAGACACCTCATTGTTCATAACGTCAACAAATCCCTGTACTGATACGTTCATGCAACAACCCAAAAATTATATGCCTTTCCTCTTAATCAGTCATTTTCCAGTACTGAGAGACCGTATCAACGACTGACCGTTCAAGAGGGATGAACTCGTAGCCTCCGAGAGATTCAATTACATTGTCAATGTCGAATCCAAATACTTTGCTTGGATCATCTTTCTCTGGGGCTCCAACAGCAAGTTTTTTATCTGGGAAGTTCTTATTCAGTATATTGAGCAATGTCTGGCCCGTAAACGTTTGACAGCCAATAAACAATCTGGTTCC from Ogataea parapolymorpha DL-1 chromosome V, whole genome shotgun sequence includes:
- a CDS encoding putative secreted protein; protein product: MAPNSVLFEVYKLKRLIRLSVIMSLVSTSIIINAAPETVRSIFLDFDNYEWSAFVKSIKTNPPKPSASIAPGDKLDVVLEGNKTLRINPVVVENSLSAFRWKGNVGYDTIFNGIHSYEFNPTEDGKTEFVHKEVFGGLLRGPLLYFVGDLKKDFRLFTEALKSKCEA
- a CDS encoding MFS sugar transporter; translated protein: MSSFDLEKKNETEHFEGDSDSGVRIIQIDAGKYLEVNDAKIAEGIDTLEQELQVSGKKPFLSSRWLKRPERFIWYLASLASVGGLLFGVDQSLISGAALYLPKDLNLSDSQESMVVGFTPLGAMGGALALMPLNDIFGRKGTIIISSIVFTVGAILEAAAKNFAVMLVGRIVLGLALGLLSGTVPAYISENCARRWRGGLVSLYQVMVAFGVMMGYVIAAIFNSVKGNWRYVLGSSVVFSTILFFGMLTLPESTRWLMKRGRKLDAYQVWKYARGLDSVDERQEFYIMEHVLLYEKEMAQDRWLILDLFGTKRCLRAISVAVTCSLICQQMSGVNSIEYYQATLVQAAGLSPQNAVYTSLVGGGVMFLSTIPAIYLMDRLGRRTLTLTLIPGIAIGLVITGCSFLATNLGVKLGIYFWGIITYTIFWSPGLGPVPYLLAAEVYPTYLRSYGMSLASFCNWTGTFVTTYPFQYMANSMTSTGVFAGLYCGFLLLGAFYLTLFMPETKGLTLEEINEIFQRPLTHTMHTNVRNLKKTWNALIHLRFKEVWKLDSH